In Actinoplanes lobatus, the DNA window TCCAGGCCACCAACAGCGACACCGTCGTCGATCAGATCCGGGCCGGGGACGCCGACCTCGGCTTCATCGAGGGATCCGGCACGCCGCGCGGGCTGCGCAGTCGTGTCGTCGCCCACGACGAACTGGTCCTCGTCGTCCTGCCCGATCACCGCTGGGCGCGCCGGACCTCCGGGGTCACCGCCGAGGAACTCAACGACACACCCCTGGTCACCCGCGAGGCGGGCTCCGGGACCCGGGAATTTCTGGCGACCGCGCTCCGGAGCCGCCTGGGCGCCGGCACCCGCCAGCCGAAACCGGCGCTCGAACTGTCCACCACCGCATCGGTGCGCGCCGCCGTCCTCGCCGGTGCCGGCCCGGCCGTCCTGAGCCGGCTGGCGGTCACCGACGATCTGCGCGGTGATCGGCTGCGCCATGTCGCCGTCGTCGACCTCGACCTGCGCCGGGAACTGCGCGCGATCTGGAACGGTCCACGAACACCGCCGCCCGGAGCCGTCCGCACCTTCCTGGCCCACCTCGGGACCCGGACCGGTTGATCCGTCGCCGGCCGGAGCCGTCCGGATCTTCCTGGCCCGCCTCGGCGGCCGGGTCGGTTGATGCGTCGCCGGCCGGAGCTGTCCGGATCTTCCTGGCCCGCCTCGGGACCCGGGCCGGTTGATGCGTCGCCGGCCGGAGTTGTCCGGACCTTTTTGGCCCACC includes these proteins:
- a CDS encoding LysR family transcriptional regulator, producing MALSARMPDLSSLELLLAIARTGSLSAAGRDLGLTQQAVSARLAGLEARTGIRLAVRTTRGAVLTPAGTVLAGWADRLLQAAHEVDTGIASLRADAQGRLRIAASLTIAEQLLPAWLVTLRAQARHQGKEPIEVVLQATNSDTVVDQIRAGDADLGFIEGSGTPRGLRSRVVAHDELVLVVLPDHRWARRTSGVTAEELNDTPLVTREAGSGTREFLATALRSRLGAGTRQPKPALELSTTASVRAAVLAGAGPAVLSRLAVTDDLRGDRLRHVAVVDLDLRRELRAIWNGPRTPPPGAVRTFLAHLGTRTG